In Flavobacterium sp. CS20, a single window of DNA contains:
- a CDS encoding ABC transporter permease → MLRLINIELFKLRHSRSAKIMTILYFSLFLSAALLSTIKFRFGSINFRLADQGIYNFPYTWHFMSFFVAFLKIILAIVIVSMMSSEYTNRTLKQNLIDGLSKKEFILSKFYVSVLYALCSTVLLFIVTLVLGLIFSDYDEFHIIFSGLEYIGGYFVKLLGFFSLCLFLGLLIKRSAFALGFLFVLWIFEGIFSAIVSKTSFDFISDYTPLNAMWNLIPEPITRLDIINSATKQLNTEIMQDYSVSIVSVITVLAWTFLCVFGSYRLLKKRDL, encoded by the coding sequence ATGCTACGACTTATCAATATAGAGCTTTTTAAACTCAGACATAGCCGTTCAGCTAAAATTATGACTATTCTTTATTTTAGTTTGTTTCTTTCAGCGGCATTATTATCAACCATTAAATTCCGCTTTGGATCGATTAATTTTAGATTGGCAGATCAAGGCATTTATAATTTTCCTTACACTTGGCATTTTATGAGTTTTTTTGTGGCTTTTCTCAAAATTATATTAGCCATTGTGATCGTTTCTATGATGTCTAGTGAATATACCAACAGAACGCTCAAACAAAACTTGATAGACGGATTAAGTAAAAAAGAATTTATTTTATCTAAGTTTTATGTATCCGTTTTGTATGCCTTGTGCTCAACTGTGCTTTTATTCATCGTAACTTTAGTTTTAGGTTTGATATTTTCAGATTATGATGAGTTTCATATTATCTTTTCGGGTTTAGAATATATTGGAGGTTATTTTGTCAAATTACTTGGATTTTTCTCTTTGTGTTTATTTCTAGGTTTGCTTATCAAGCGTTCGGCCTTTGCTTTAGGTTTTTTATTTGTATTATGGATTTTTGAAGGCATATTTAGTGCGATTGTAAGCAAAACAAGCTTTGATTTTATTAGCGATTATACACCATTGAACGCCATGTGGAATCTTATTCCTGAACCGATTACAAGATTAGATATTATCAATTCTGCGACTAAGCAACTGAATACTGAAATTATGCAAGATTATAGTGTGAGTATTGTTAGTGTAATCACGGTTTTAGCTTGGACATTTTTATGCGTTTTTGGTTCGTATAGATTGCTGAAGAAAAGAGATTTGTAA
- a CDS encoding ABC transporter ATP-binding protein, with translation MPETILELKNLTKRFGKSTAVSDLSFTIEKGNVYGILGPNGSGKSTTLGMVLNVINVTSGSFEWFSDTMDTHEALKKVGAIIESPNFYPNMSALDNLKLVCKIKEIEESNIENVLQTVDLLDRKHDHFRTYSLGMKQRLAIASALLNNPEILILDEPTNGLDPKGIHQIREIIKKIAGDGTTILLASHLLDEVEKICTHVVVIRQGKKLYAGRVDEMNASFGYIETSVETLGEFAKFLESLDFIDKFDKIEHNQIRIFLNKDFSAGEFNKLCFEKGFVLTHLVKRKESLEEQFLKLTN, from the coding sequence ATGCCAGAAACAATACTCGAACTCAAAAACCTCACGAAAAGATTTGGCAAATCCACTGCGGTTTCCGATTTAAGCTTTACCATCGAAAAAGGAAATGTTTACGGTATTCTCGGCCCTAATGGAAGTGGAAAATCAACTACACTTGGAATGGTGCTCAACGTAATCAATGTTACTTCAGGATCGTTTGAGTGGTTTTCAGACACAATGGATACGCACGAGGCTTTAAAAAAAGTAGGTGCCATTATTGAAAGCCCCAACTTTTATCCCAATATGTCGGCTTTAGACAACTTGAAATTGGTGTGTAAAATTAAAGAAATAGAAGAAAGCAATATCGAAAATGTGTTACAAACGGTTGATCTTCTCGACAGGAAACACGACCATTTTAGAACCTACTCTTTGGGTATGAAACAACGTCTCGCCATTGCTTCGGCCTTGCTCAACAATCCTGAAATATTAATTCTTGATGAACCGACCAATGGTCTTGACCCCAAAGGGATTCATCAAATCAGAGAAATTATCAAAAAAATTGCTGGAGACGGCACAACAATTCTTTTAGCTTCACATCTTTTAGACGAAGTTGAAAAAATTTGCACCCACGTTGTTGTTATAAGACAAGGCAAAAAACTATACGCTGGTCGAGTTGACGAGATGAATGCGTCTTTTGGCTATATTGAAACTTCTGTTGAAACGCTCGGCGAGTTTGCAAAATTCTTAGAAAGTCTTGATTTTATTGATAAATTTGATAAAATAGAACACAACCAAATCAGGATATTTTTGAATAAAGATTTTTCAGCGGGCGAGTTCAATAAATTGTGTTTTGAAAAAGGATTTGTGCTGACACATCTCGTCAAACGCAAAGAAAGTCTTGAAGAACAATTTTTAAAACTTACAAATTAA
- a CDS encoding ABC transporter ATP-binding protein, with product MRLETQNISIGYQKPKLEVAQSINIEIKDSNLTAVIGVNGSGKSTLIKSLSKLLPICEGKILLNGKDFNNLSNNEIAKQISVVLTKEPLPQHLSVLDFVALGRQPYTNWLGLHKIEDKSHIIKSLKQVGLYAIKDRSCMSLSDGQLQKALIARAIAQNTPLIILDEPTSHLDMYHKALILNLLKTISQDHQKSVVFATHEINLALQLCDSIVLIKDKKVVQDSPQSLIDSGLLHQLFPRDLIRFDEDAKLFKMNSI from the coding sequence ATGCGATTAGAAACTCAAAATATTAGCATAGGCTACCAGAAACCAAAATTAGAAGTGGCACAATCTATTAATATTGAGATTAAAGATTCAAATTTAACTGCTGTAATTGGTGTAAATGGGTCTGGCAAATCAACATTGATCAAAAGCTTGTCTAAGCTTCTACCTATTTGTGAAGGAAAAATATTGCTCAATGGAAAAGATTTTAATAATCTTAGTAACAATGAAATAGCCAAACAAATCAGTGTTGTTTTGACTAAAGAACCTTTACCACAACATTTAAGTGTTTTAGACTTTGTGGCATTAGGAAGACAGCCTTACACCAATTGGTTAGGCTTGCATAAAATTGAAGACAAGAGCCACATCATAAAATCATTAAAACAAGTTGGTTTATACGCTATAAAAGATAGATCATGCATGTCTTTAAGTGATGGGCAACTCCAAAAGGCTTTGATAGCAAGAGCGATAGCTCAAAACACTCCGCTAATTATTCTCGATGAACCAACGTCACATCTTGATATGTATCATAAAGCTTTGATATTGAATTTGCTTAAAACAATAAGTCAAGACCATCAAAAGTCTGTAGTTTTTGCAACACATGAAATAAATTTGGCTTTACAACTTTGTGACTCGATTGTTTTAATTAAAGATAAAAAAGTGGTTCAAGATTCTCCCCAATCTTTGATTGACAGTGGGTTACTTCATCAATTATTTCCACGAGATTTAATTAGATTTGATGAAGATGCAAAACTATTTAAAATGAATTCGATTTAA
- a CDS encoding iron ABC transporter permease yields the protein MKKIPRIILGFLLILIFLCLVNISLGSVAIPLNDIFKAVFTGQSSNETWTYIVLNYRLPKAITAIVIGSGLGISGLLMQTFFRNPLAGPYVLGLSSGAGLGVALLIMGSGLFGIGFSGSVWFSKTALILASSLGSVLVMIAILLTSAKIKDSMALLIIGLMFASLTGAVVNVLSYFSTSDELQQFVFWSLGSLGDLSWVEVSILSVFWLIGLLLCLFLVKPLDALLIGESYAKSLGVNIRSLRYATVITTCLLTGSITAFAGPIAFVGLAIPHLIRLVFKTNKHLIMLPAVSIGGAMVMLICDSISQSPGLDNTIPINAVTSLFGAPIVIWLIMRSRQLNF from the coding sequence GTGAAAAAAATTCCTAGAATTATTTTAGGCTTTTTGTTGATACTGATATTTTTATGCTTAGTAAATATCAGTTTAGGCTCTGTAGCTATTCCTTTAAACGACATTTTTAAAGCTGTTTTTACTGGTCAGAGTTCAAATGAAACTTGGACTTATATCGTTTTAAATTATCGTTTGCCTAAGGCTATTACTGCTATTGTTATTGGTTCTGGCTTAGGTATTAGCGGATTGCTCATGCAGACATTTTTTAGAAATCCACTTGCTGGTCCATATGTTTTAGGTTTAAGTAGTGGAGCAGGACTTGGTGTGGCTTTGCTCATAATGGGTAGCGGTTTATTTGGCATAGGATTTAGTGGGTCTGTTTGGTTCAGTAAAACTGCACTTATTTTAGCATCAAGTCTGGGAAGCGTATTGGTGATGATAGCCATTTTACTAACTTCTGCAAAAATTAAAGACAGCATGGCACTTTTGATTATAGGTTTAATGTTTGCTAGTCTAACAGGAGCTGTGGTGAATGTATTATCCTATTTTAGCACATCTGATGAGTTACAACAATTTGTGTTTTGGTCATTGGGAAGTCTTGGCGATTTGTCTTGGGTGGAAGTCAGTATTTTGAGTGTTTTTTGGTTGATAGGCTTATTGCTTTGTTTGTTTTTAGTCAAGCCTTTAGATGCGTTGTTGATCGGTGAGTCTTATGCTAAAAGCTTAGGCGTCAATATTAGAAGCTTGCGTTATGCAACTGTAATAACCACTTGTCTTTTAACAGGTAGCATCACTGCATTTGCAGGTCCAATTGCTTTTGTGGGTTTAGCTATACCTCATTTAATTAGACTTGTTTTTAAGACAAATAAACACCTTATAATGCTACCAGCTGTTTCAATTGGTGGAGCCATGGTTATGCTGATATGTGATAGTATTTCTCAGTCGCCAGGCTTAGACAACACAATACCTATCAATGCTGTTACATCTTTGTTTGGTGCACCTATTGTGATTTGGTTAATTATGCGTTCCAGACAACTTAATTTTTAG